Proteins from a genomic interval of Lathamus discolor isolate bLatDis1 chromosome 19, bLatDis1.hap1, whole genome shotgun sequence:
- the LAMB3 gene encoding laminin subunit beta-3 isoform X4: protein MESRCQLWPWTLFVLLAALRVLGAQGACSHGACYPPAGDLLLGRAHLLRASSTCGLSKPETYCTPHGEWSMRCCRCDSRLPHAYNGHRVDNVLSSAGHSRWWQSQNGIERVSLQLDLDQTFQLGSILLHFRSPLPAAMLIERSTDFGQSWDVYQYLASDCATAFPHVPRGSPERWQDARCQVLQGHPMHGGKVKFSIQDLASTITTSNSQTIEKLGQFTNLRINLTGLPHIPRQGYHSPSTFYALTEVQVLGSCFCHGHADRCAPPGDPETTQVHGHCVCQHNTDGPNCDRCAALYNDQPWAPAEDNDPHECQRCNCNGHSTSCHFDPELYSASGGASGGVCDRCQHNTEGNNCERCAPHYFRNPQQDLAHPEACLPCECDPDGTVPGSICDALTGRCVCKENVQGDRCHLCKPGFSQLANANPMGCRRCTCNVLGTRQDMPCDDETGRCFCLPNVVGNDCAQCAGEHWDMGSGHGCQPCGCHPHGSRSPHCNQFTGQCPCREGFTGRTCSAVQEQVCPDRHYGDIRMGCTECNCDFQGTEDVGCDKTTGQCLCRPGVTGSRCDQCQRGRCSTYPACELCHPCFHTYDGDLQRLRLRQAGLSNSTSWLAPGSGGSRLGPRLSQAEDNVQQAQGILSRSAVTEQGLAQVGSTLTAIREQVQRINPDLRFLDDTVSLSRDLEALNRSLLIANTQYQSKKTQFESSRSRDLSGAFKTIRSAYQTSTNASSLVAGASGLLAESQESRRRAAGLEGGLAESTAKLLTLKGEIASSPNLSPVINKICGGFRVETCTPARCEGLLCPRDNSSACGAGPCHGIFPLSRGALATAGEAAREFRSVSARLRETAQLIKTTETSAKQIQSNTRRLVDQMSVTRTQIEGDVRRIQQFIQQVRNFLSDRDTDPATVQEISESVLSLRLPTDAAAVLRKMTEIQKLATKLQCPESILAQTAEDIAKAKQLQQEAEQARNRANAVEGNVEEVVGNLRRANTVLLEAQGAIRGSGSSLQFIQERVNESLLR, encoded by the exons ATGGAATCTCGCTGCCAGCTTTGGCCATGGACATTATTTGTCCTCCTGG cagccctccgggtgctgggagcacagggagcCTGCTCCCATGGTGCCTGCTACCCCCCCGCCGGAGACCTCCTCCTGGGACGAGCCCACCTCCTGAGAGCATCCTCCACATGTGGCCTCTCCAAGCCTGAGACGTACTGCACACCCCATGGAGAG tgGAGCATGAGGTGCTGCCGATGCGACTCACGATTGCCGCATGCCTACAACGGCCACCGTGTGGATAACGTCCTGTCCTCGGCCGGGCACTCGCGCTGGTGGCAGTCCCAGAATG GCATCGAGCGCGTCTCATTGCAGCTGGACCTGGACCAGACATTCCAGCTCGGCAGCATCCTGCTTCACTTCAGG TCACCTCTGCCCGCTGCGATGCTGATCGAGCGCTCCACTGACTTTGGCCAGTCCTGGGACGTGTACCAGTACCTGGCCTCCGACTGTGCCACCGCCTTCCCCCATGTCCCCCGGGGCTCCCCCGAGAGGTGGCAGGACGCTCGGTGCCAGGTGCTGCAGGGGCACCCCATGCACGGGGGCAAG GTGAAATTCAGCATCCAAGACCTGGCATCAACCATCACTACCTCTAACAGCCAGACCATCGAGA AGCTGGGGCAGTTCACAAACCTACGCATCAACCTCACCGGGCTTCCCCACATCCCGCGCCAGGGCTACCACTCGCCCAGCACCTTCTATGCCTTGACTGAGGTGCAggtgctggggagctgcttctgccatgggcacgcCGACCGCTGTGCCCCTCCGGGAGACCCAGAGACCACG CAGGTCCATGGGCACTGTGTGTGCCAGCACAACACCGATGGTCCCAACTGTGATCGCTGCGCTGCGCTCTACAATGACCAGCCCTGGGCACCCGCTGAGGACAACGATCCCCATGAGTGCCAAA GGTGCAACTGCAATGGGCACTCGACTTCGTGCCACTTCGACCCCGAGCTGTACAGCGCCAGCGGCGGGGCGAGCGGCGGCGTCTGTGACCGCTGCCAGCACAACACTGAGGGCAACAACTGTGAGCGCTGCGCACCCCACTACTTCCGCAACCCGCAGCAGGATCTCGCCCATCCTGAAGCCTGTCTGC CCTGCGAGTGCGACCCGGATGGCACCGTGCCGGGCTCCATCTGCGACGCGCTGACAGGGCGCTGTGTCTGCAAGGAGAACGTGCAGGGCGACCGCTGCCACCTCTGCAAGCCGGGGTTCTCCCAGCTGGCCAATGCCAACCCCATGGGGTGCCGCA GATGCACCTGCAATGTGCTGGGAACACGGCAGGACATGCCCTGCGATGATGAGACGGGGAGATGCTTCTGCCTGCCCAACGTGGTGGGGAACGACTGTGCCCAGTGTGCGGGCGAGCACTGGGACATGGGCAGTGGCCACGGCTGCCAGCCCTGTGGCTGCCACCCGCATGGCTCCCGCAGCCCCCACTGCAACCAG TTCACAGGACAGTGTCCATGCAGAGAAGGCTTCACAGGACGGACATGCTCTGCTGTACAGGAGCAGGTGTGCCCTGACAGGCACTACGGAGACATCCGCATGGGGTGCACAG AGTGCAACTGCGACTTCCAGGGCACGGAGGACGTGGGCTGCGACAAGACCACAGGCCAATGCCTGTGCCGCCCGGGTGTCACAGGCTCCCGCTGTGACCAGTGCCAGCGCGGCCGCTGCAGCACTTACCCTGCGTGCGAGCTGTGCCACCCTTGCTTCCACACCTACGATGGGGACCTCCAGCGCCTGCGCCTGCGCCAGGCCGGCCTCAGCAACAGCACCTCATGGCTGGCACCTGGGAGTGGGGGGTCCCGCCTGGGCCCCCGCCTCTCGCAGGCAGAGGACAACGTGCAGCAGGCTCAGGGCATCCTCAGCCGCTCTGCTGTGACAGAGCAGGGCCTGGCCCAGGTGGGCAGCACGCTCACTGCCATCAG AGAGCAGGTCCAACGCATAAATCCTGACCTTCGTTTTCTGGATGACACTGTCTCCCTATCGAGGGACCTTGAAGCACTGAACAGGAGCTTGCTTATCGCCAACACCCAGTATCAGAGCAAGAAGACCCAGTTTGAAAGCAGCCGCAGCAGGGATTTGTCAG GAGCCTTCAAGACGATCAGATCTGCTTACCAGACATCCACCAATGCCAGCAGCCTCGTCGCTGGTGCCTCTGGGCTGCTGGCTGAGTCCCAGGAGAGCCGCCGGCGCGCTGCGGGGCTGGAGGGGGGCCTGGCAGAGAGCACCGCCAAGCTGCTGACCCTGAAGGGCGAGATAGCCTCATCTCCCAACCTGAGCCCTGTCATAAACAAG atCTGTGGTGGCTTCCGAGTGGAGACCTGCACTCCTGCCCGCTGTgaggggctgctgtgcccgcggGACAACAGCAGTGCCTGCGGGGCCGGCCCCTGCCATGGCATCTTCCCACTGTCCAGGGGGGCCCTGGCCACTGCTGGGGAAGCTGCCAGGGAATTCCGCAGCGTGAGCGCCCGGCTCCGGGAAACGGCGCAGTTG ATTAAAACGACAGAGACGTCTGCAAAGCAGATTCAAAGCAACACTCGGAGGCTCGTGGACCAGATGAGCGTAACACGGACCCAGATAGAAGGAGACGTGCGGCGCATCCAGCAGTTCATCCAGCAAGTTCGGAACTTCTTGTCAG ACAGGGACACGGACCCTGCCACTGTCCAGGAGATCAGTGAGTCTGTGCTTTCCCTGCGTCTCCCCACGGATGCTGCCGCAGTCCTGAGGAAAATGACTGAGATCCAAAAGCTGGCCACTAAGCTGCAGTGCCCGGAGAGCATCCTCGCCCAGACGGCTGAGGACATCGCAAAGGCCAAGCAGCTTCAGCAGGAGGCAGAACAAGCCAG GAACCGGGCGAATGCCGTGGAGGGCAACGTGGAAGAGGTGGTTGGGAATCTGCGGCGAGCAAACACGGTGCTTCTGGAGGCCCAGGGTGCTATCAGGGGCTCTGGCTCTTCCCTTCAGTTCATCCAGGAGCGTGTTAATGAG TCCCTGCTGAGATGA